The region AGATAAAATATTTAAGTTTTTTGGTAAATTCCTACTGGAACATAAAAATTTACCAGATAATATGGAATTAATTGGAGAAGTTGACCAGACTATTTTTGCAAAATGGTTACAGAAAGCCAAATATGTTATGGCTTTACCTAATTGGATTGAACCTACAGGAAGGTCAATATTGGAAGGGCTTTTATGTGGTTGTGAATTGATTGTAAATGATAATATTGGATTTTTATATGAGCCAATAGATTTTAATAATTATGACCAATTAATTTGGCTTGCTCATAGTGAACAAAGATTTTGGAACTTAGTAGAGGGGATATTATAATGAAACTAAAAGATAAAAAATTGTTTGAAAGTAAATTTAAAGAACTTACTTGGTGGCACACGTTAAAAATAGAAAATATTACAACAGAGGGGCACTCTGGAGCACAATTTTGGACATTGTTTAATCTTCCAGAAGATTACATAAATAAACGAGTTCTTGATGTTGGTTGTGCTGATGGATTTTTTGCATTTAATGCCGAAGATAAAGGAGCTTTGGAAGTTGTAATGTTAGATGATGATGACAGA is a window of bacterium DNA encoding:
- a CDS encoding class I SAM-dependent methyltransferase, coding for MKLKDKKLFESKFKELTWWHTLKIENITTEGHSGAQFWTLFNLPEDYINKRVLDVGCADGFFAFNAEDKGALEVVMLDDDDRPTRNLLLECLETKVKFVTKDILTDDLINIGKFDIILFLG